A window of Blastomonas sp. SL216 contains these coding sequences:
- a CDS encoding xanthine dehydrogenase family protein molybdopterin-binding subunit, translated as MTVHVKQDKPATDNRLDTMQQGIIGQPVSRIEGLAKVTGTAPYAAEYQVEGCAEGVLVTATITRGTVLRIDSASVLGMPGVIAVIDDERLTTRPAQGTANKAPKQEPRTVCYWGQPIALVVAETFEQARDAARQLVVEYHSAEGAPVDPDTAEAEEQEDETVREGNLDKAMSDAAFAVDVAFTTKGHASAAMEPHAAIAQWDGEKLTVHASLQMLNYNITELADALGLPEDKIRLISRFVGGGFGSKLGISEELVAASLAAIALERPVRVVMSRQQVFESIIRRSETTQRLRLAADADGRLTGFGHEALVSNLPGESFAEPVLQSSHFLYPGEHRELVLKLARVHRMTAGSVRAPGEAVGMPALEAAMDMLAERAGMDPVELRLKNIPEKDPEQGLPFSSHKLAECLRQGAEAFGWDAGPRRPRLRREGEWWIGTGMASAARVHNVAEARARVTLKADGTALVETDMTDIGTGTYTIVAQVAGEMLGLRPDQVLVDLGDTNHPRGPGSGGSWGAPSIGSAVYVACMAIREALAERLGIDETALVLANARAGDGTKLTDLLGGKDLAREGHYEPGDITDDFLASGFGAFFAQVRVNHYTGETRVDRMLGAFGFGRVLNAKTARSQCLGGITWSIGMALTEALEFDPRDGHLVNRDLAEYHVPVHRDVPDLEVLLIEERDEAASIIQAKGIGELGMCGGAAAIANAIYNACGARVFDYPMTPDRVLAAMPD; from the coding sequence ATGACCGTGCATGTCAAGCAGGACAAGCCTGCCACCGATAACCGCCTGGACACGATGCAGCAGGGCATTATCGGCCAGCCGGTCTCGCGGATCGAGGGTCTGGCCAAGGTCACCGGAACCGCGCCCTATGCCGCCGAATATCAGGTGGAAGGCTGCGCCGAGGGCGTTCTGGTCACCGCCACGATCACGCGCGGAACCGTGCTGCGCATCGATAGCGCCAGCGTGCTCGGCATGCCCGGCGTGATCGCGGTCATCGACGATGAGCGGCTGACGACGCGGCCAGCGCAGGGCACCGCCAACAAGGCGCCGAAACAGGAACCGCGCACCGTCTGCTATTGGGGACAGCCCATTGCGCTCGTCGTCGCGGAGACGTTCGAGCAGGCGCGCGATGCCGCCAGGCAGCTGGTTGTCGAATATCATTCGGCAGAAGGCGCGCCGGTCGATCCCGATACGGCCGAGGCGGAAGAACAGGAGGACGAGACGGTCCGCGAAGGCAATCTGGACAAGGCCATGTCCGATGCCGCTTTTGCGGTCGATGTTGCCTTCACCACCAAGGGGCATGCTTCTGCCGCGATGGAACCGCATGCGGCGATCGCCCAATGGGACGGCGAGAAGCTGACTGTCCATGCATCGCTGCAGATGCTGAACTATAACATCACCGAACTGGCCGATGCGCTGGGCCTGCCCGAAGACAAGATCCGCCTGATTTCGCGTTTTGTGGGCGGCGGTTTCGGCTCTAAGCTGGGGATTAGCGAAGAGCTTGTCGCGGCATCGCTGGCAGCGATTGCGCTGGAGCGCCCCGTGCGTGTCGTGATGTCGCGCCAGCAGGTGTTCGAGAGCATCATCCGCCGGTCGGAAACCACGCAGAGGCTGCGCCTGGCGGCAGATGCCGATGGCAGGCTGACGGGCTTTGGGCATGAGGCGCTGGTCTCCAACCTTCCGGGCGAAAGCTTTGCCGAACCGGTGCTGCAATCATCGCATTTCCTGTATCCGGGTGAACACCGCGAGCTGGTGCTCAAGCTGGCGCGCGTGCACCGGATGACGGCAGGATCGGTGCGTGCACCGGGCGAAGCCGTGGGCATGCCCGCGCTCGAGGCGGCGATGGACATGCTGGCCGAACGGGCTGGCATGGACCCGGTCGAGCTGCGGCTGAAGAACATTCCGGAAAAGGACCCCGAACAGGGCCTGCCTTTCTCTTCGCACAAGCTGGCCGAATGCCTGCGTCAGGGCGCCGAGGCCTTCGGCTGGGACGCAGGCCCGCGCCGCCCGCGCCTGCGCCGCGAGGGCGAGTGGTGGATCGGCACCGGCATGGCCAGCGCAGCGCGCGTCCACAATGTCGCCGAAGCCCGGGCACGCGTCACGCTCAAGGCCGATGGCACCGCTCTGGTCGAAACCGACATGACCGATATCGGCACCGGTACCTATACCATCGTCGCGCAGGTGGCCGGCGAGATGCTCGGGCTGCGGCCCGATCAGGTGCTGGTCGATCTTGGCGATACCAACCACCCACGCGGCCCCGGATCAGGCGGCAGCTGGGGCGCACCCTCGATCGGCTCGGCAGTCTATGTCGCGTGCATGGCCATTCGCGAGGCGCTCGCCGAACGGTTGGGGATCGACGAGACGGCACTGGTCCTGGCCAATGCCAGGGCGGGCGACGGTACAAAGCTGACCGATCTGCTCGGCGGCAAGGATCTCGCGCGCGAAGGCCATTACGAGCCCGGCGACATCACCGATGACTTTCTGGCCTCGGGCTTTGGCGCGTTTTTCGCGCAGGTGCGGGTCAACCATTATACTGGAGAGACACGGGTCGATCGCATGCTGGGCGCATTCGGTTTTGGCCGCGTGCTCAACGCCAAGACCGCGCGCTCGCAATGCCTGGGCGGCATCACCTGGAGCATCGGGATGGCGCTGACCGAGGCGCTGGAATTCGATCCGCGTGACGGCCATCTCGTCAACCGGGACCTGGCCGAATATCATGTCCCCGTCCATCGCGACGTGCCCGATCTGGAGGTGTTGCTGATCGAGGAACGCGACGAAGCGGCGAGCATCATCCAGGCCAAGGGCATTGGCGAGCTGGGCATGTGCGGCGGTGCTGCGGCGATCGCCAACGCCATCTACAATGCCTGTGGCGCGCGCGTTTTCGACTATCCGATGACACCGGACCGGGTGCTTGCAGCCATGCCGGATTGA
- a CDS encoding xanthine dehydrogenase family protein subunit M, whose translation MRPFQYQRAHSPGDAAQCLAAPNAMLIAGGTNLLDLMKLQVATPDHLADIGRIGFDSIQDLPDGGLRIGALVTNTAAAVHPRVRADYPVLARAILAGATQQLRNKATTGGNLCQRTRCYYFMNVDQPCNKRNPGSGCGAIGGINKLHAVLGASDECIATYPGDMAVALSALDAQVVIAGAGGDERTVPVRHFHRLPGDTPWIDNVLEPGEIILSVVLPPPVRATQIYRKVRERSSYAFALVSIAAVVEMAGGQFTRADLAFGGLAHKPWYDPRIAALLVGNAPSPELFDQAADLLLEGAQGQGDNDFKIPLARRTLHAVLAQAVEQAA comes from the coding sequence ATGAGGCCTTTCCAGTATCAGCGCGCGCATTCGCCCGGCGATGCGGCCCAATGTCTTGCAGCACCCAATGCGATGCTGATCGCAGGCGGCACCAATCTGCTGGACCTGATGAAGTTGCAGGTAGCAACGCCCGATCATCTCGCCGATATCGGCCGGATCGGGTTCGACAGCATCCAGGACCTGCCCGATGGCGGGCTGCGCATCGGTGCGCTGGTCACCAATACCGCTGCCGCCGTGCACCCGCGCGTCAGGGCCGATTATCCCGTGCTCGCCCGCGCCATCCTGGCCGGCGCGACGCAGCAGCTGCGCAACAAGGCGACTACCGGCGGCAATCTGTGCCAGCGCACGCGCTGCTATTATTTCATGAATGTCGACCAGCCATGCAACAAGCGCAATCCGGGCAGCGGCTGCGGCGCGATTGGCGGCATCAACAAGCTGCACGCGGTGCTGGGGGCGAGCGACGAGTGCATCGCCACCTATCCCGGCGACATGGCCGTGGCCTTGAGCGCGCTCGACGCGCAGGTCGTGATTGCCGGTGCGGGCGGAGACGAGCGCACGGTGCCGGTGCGCCATTTCCATCGCTTGCCTGGCGACACGCCGTGGATCGACAATGTGCTGGAACCGGGCGAGATTATCCTCTCGGTCGTCCTGCCGCCGCCGGTGCGCGCGACGCAGATTTACCGCAAGGTTCGCGAACGATCCTCCTACGCCTTCGCGCTGGTGTCGATCGCTGCCGTGGTGGAGATGGCGGGCGGCCAGTTCACGCGGGCAGACCTGGCCTTTGGCGGTCTGGCCCACAAGCCGTGGTACGATCCGCGCATCGCCGCATTGCTGGTCGGCAACGCGCCCTCACCCGAACTGTTCGATCAAGCGGCCGACCTGCTACTCGAAGGCGCGCAAGGCCAGGGCGACAATGACTTCAAGATACCGCTCGCCCGGCGAACGCTGCATGCGGTGCTGGCACAGGCCGTGGAGCAAGCAGCATGA
- a CDS encoding 2Fe-2S iron-sulfur cluster-binding protein, protein MPDELMVNGVPHALPEDPRVTLLDFLRHDLGLTGTKKGCDHGQCGACTVIVNGMRINSCLSLAVMHEGHQVTTIEGLGIPDAPSPLQQAFLDHDGFQCGYCTPGQICSATAMLDEIANHWPSDASETLEGPYEPSGEEIRERMSGNLCRCGAYANIIAAISEVAAQTAAAPAETVA, encoded by the coding sequence ATGCCCGATGAATTAATGGTGAATGGAGTGCCGCACGCGCTGCCGGAGGATCCGCGCGTGACGCTGCTCGATTTTCTGCGCCACGATCTGGGGCTGACCGGCACCAAAAAGGGTTGCGATCATGGCCAGTGCGGCGCGTGTACGGTGATCGTCAACGGCATGCGCATCAACAGCTGCCTGTCGCTGGCAGTAATGCACGAAGGCCATCAGGTCACGACGATCGAGGGGCTGGGCATTCCCGACGCGCCATCGCCCCTGCAACAGGCCTTTCTGGACCATGACGGTTTCCAATGCGGTTATTGCACCCCGGGCCAGATCTGCTCCGCCACCGCCATGCTGGACGAGATTGCCAATCACTGGCCCAGCGATGCGAGCGAAACGCTCGAGGGGCCTTACGAGCCGAGCGGTGAGGAAATTCGCGAGCGGATGAGCGGCAATCTGTGCCGCTGCGGCGCTTATGCCAACATCATCGCCGCGATCAGCGAAGTGGCGGCACAAACGGCTGCGGCGCCGGCGGAGACGGTTGCATGA
- a CDS encoding FkbM family methyltransferase, which produces MNPIGLMKFITSHPLNRAAPLQAVGRFARWQIASRLVGGPIYLPFVAGTGLMVSRGMTGATGNWYCGLHELDEMAFVLHALRPGDLFADIGANVGSYTVLAGGAVGADVLSVEPLPATFERLSANIRINGLEQRVEAHCCGLSDRAGKITFTVGLDTMNRVALPGENLATCEVPVMTLDDLCGDRRPVVLKIDVEGHEVPVLNGASKVLDSTAVKAVLIETNGSGERYGVVDDAIMSTLSNRGFTPCRYDWEARKIHPVTGGERNTIFMRDPQAMEATCRQAPRYSLVNGSV; this is translated from the coding sequence TTGAATCCGATTGGCTTGATGAAGTTCATAACGTCTCACCCACTCAATCGCGCGGCGCCATTGCAAGCGGTAGGGCGCTTCGCTCGATGGCAGATCGCCAGCCGATTGGTTGGCGGGCCGATTTATCTTCCCTTTGTCGCCGGCACGGGGTTGATGGTCAGCAGGGGCATGACCGGTGCCACGGGCAATTGGTATTGCGGCCTGCACGAGCTCGACGAGATGGCCTTTGTGTTGCACGCGTTGCGGCCGGGCGACCTGTTCGCGGACATTGGCGCCAATGTAGGCAGCTACACGGTCCTTGCCGGCGGAGCGGTCGGGGCCGACGTGCTGAGCGTTGAGCCGCTACCGGCGACCTTTGAGCGGCTGTCTGCAAACATCCGGATTAATGGTCTGGAACAGCGGGTTGAGGCGCATTGTTGCGGTCTGTCCGACCGTGCCGGGAAGATCACCTTCACGGTCGGTTTGGACACGATGAACCGGGTCGCCCTGCCTGGCGAAAACCTGGCTACCTGCGAGGTGCCGGTCATGACGCTTGACGATCTGTGCGGTGACCGCCGACCGGTGGTGCTCAAGATCGATGTCGAGGGCCATGAGGTGCCGGTGCTGAATGGTGCCAGCAAAGTGCTTGATTCGACTGCGGTCAAGGCGGTGCTGATCGAAACCAACGGATCTGGCGAACGCTATGGCGTCGTTGACGATGCCATCATGAGCACACTGAGCAATCGGGGTTTCACGCCTTGCCGCTATGACTGGGAGGCGCGCAAGATTCATCCGGTCACAGGCGGTGAACGCAACACGATTTTCATGCGTGATCCGCAGGCGATGGAAGCGACATGTCGCCAAGCCCCGCGCTACTCCCTGGTGAATGGTTCGGTCTGA
- a CDS encoding adenylate/guanylate cyclase domain-containing protein: MALPDEDDDTPLAMRNSRSTLDRLLDDMIEQPERLPAIAASIHEVFGETRAVMVLDMSGFSRTTQRHGVAAFLLMVHQMKRLALPEIEDHSGLLIKAEADNLYCLFDNTDDAVRAARAIMRQLGAANMVLPEDRKLYASIGIGYGDVLNIDDEDVFGDEMNLTCKLGEDVAQRSEILLTEGARATLTLKTVETRPEQVSISGLVLSYHQVV; encoded by the coding sequence ATGGCCCTGCCCGACGAGGATGACGACACCCCATTGGCGATGCGCAACAGCCGGTCGACGCTCGACCGGCTGCTCGACGACATGATCGAACAGCCCGAACGCCTGCCCGCGATCGCCGCCAGCATTCACGAGGTGTTCGGGGAAACGCGTGCCGTCATGGTGCTGGACATGAGCGGCTTTTCACGCACCACCCAGCGCCACGGCGTGGCGGCCTTCCTGCTGATGGTCCATCAGATGAAGCGCCTGGCCCTGCCCGAGATCGAGGACCATAGCGGCCTGCTGATCAAGGCCGAGGCCGACAATCTCTATTGCCTGTTCGACAATACCGATGATGCGGTCCGTGCCGCGCGCGCGATCATGCGACAACTGGGTGCGGCCAACATGGTGCTGCCGGAAGACCGCAAGCTCTATGCCTCGATCGGCATCGGCTATGGTGACGTGCTCAACATCGACGACGAGGATGTGTTCGGCGACGAGATGAACCTCACCTGCAAGCTGGGCGAGGACGTCGCACAGCGCAGCGAGATCCTGCTCACCGAAGGCGCACGCGCCACGCTGACGCTCAAGACCGTCGAGACCCGTCCCGAACAGGTGAGCATTTCCGGCCTGGTGCTGTCCTATCATCAGGTCGTCTGA
- a CDS encoding peptidylprolyl isomerase, with protein sequence MTHSRFRSAALRSAAALLPLCLLAASDPPPANPGPGDIIAAAPAGDWVQIAPEDLLVMELAPDAKGKPRRVVIQLIAAPISQPWVANIRKLATAHWWDGTAIVRVQDNYVVQWGDPDAEDEAKARPLPKEVKPLVEAGERGGNGYAARLPNHSGEGGPADFRSPPPVLGPDSYVRNPHFYKSWPMANGPRVRTGAIAGVPPTYEAWPVHCYGMVGVGRNLSPDMGSGAELYTVIGHAPRHLDRNIALVGRVIEGIEHMSSLARGTGPLGFYETAEERTAIRSVRLVSDLPEAQRPKFEYLDSLSESFAAYADARKNRKDAFFNIPAGGADICNIPVPIRKITQ encoded by the coding sequence ATGACCCATAGCCGATTCCGCTCCGCCGCGTTGCGCTCTGCCGCCGCCCTGTTGCCGCTCTGCCTGCTCGCCGCGAGCGATCCGCCGCCCGCCAATCCGGGGCCGGGCGATATCATCGCCGCCGCGCCCGCCGGGGACTGGGTGCAGATCGCGCCCGAGGACCTGCTGGTGATGGAGCTTGCGCCAGATGCGAAGGGCAAACCGCGCCGGGTGGTCATCCAGTTGATCGCTGCGCCGATCAGCCAGCCCTGGGTGGCGAATATCCGCAAGCTTGCGACGGCACACTGGTGGGACGGCACCGCGATCGTGCGGGTGCAGGACAATTATGTCGTGCAATGGGGCGATCCCGATGCCGAGGATGAGGCGAAGGCGCGTCCCTTGCCCAAGGAGGTAAAACCCCTTGTCGAAGCCGGCGAGAGGGGGGGCAATGGCTATGCCGCCCGGCTACCGAACCATAGCGGTGAAGGCGGCCCTGCGGATTTTCGCAGCCCGCCGCCCGTATTGGGGCCCGACAGCTATGTCCGCAATCCGCATTTCTACAAGTCCTGGCCAATGGCCAACGGACCCAGGGTTCGCACTGGCGCGATAGCGGGGGTGCCGCCCACCTATGAGGCCTGGCCGGTGCACTGCTATGGCATGGTGGGCGTAGGCCGCAATCTTTCACCCGATATGGGAAGCGGGGCGGAGCTTTACACTGTCATCGGCCATGCGCCGCGGCACCTGGATCGCAACATCGCGCTGGTCGGGCGCGTGATCGAGGGTATCGAACATATGTCCAGCCTGGCGCGAGGGACCGGTCCGCTGGGTTTTTACGAGACTGCGGAGGAGCGCACGGCTATTCGCTCGGTAAGGCTGGTCAGCGACTTGCCGGAAGCTCAGCGCCCGAAGTTCGAATATCTGGACAGCCTGAGCGAGTCGTTTGCGGCCTATGCCGATGCCCGCAAGAACCGGAAGGACGCGTTCTTCAATATCCCTGCCGGGGGCGCGGATATTTGCAACATTCCGGTCCCGATTCGGAAAATTACGCAATAA
- the ald gene encoding alanine dehydrogenase produces the protein MRVGTVKEIKNHEYRVGMTPESARELVQHGHEVWVQTGAGLGIGAKDSDYQRAGAKLIDTAAEIFAECEMVVKVKEPQSIERAMLREGQILFTYLHLAPDPEQTKDLVDSKAVCIAYETVTDASGGLPLLKPMSQVAGRMSIQAGATALEKAHGGRGILLGGVPGVLPGNVCIIGGGVVGFNAAQMAAGLGADVTILDRNPEVLERLGYYFEARAKTRFANVSNVADSVANADLVIGAVLIPGAAAPKLVTREMLGTMKPGAVLVDVAIDQGGCFETSHATTHADPTYIVDGIVHYCVANMPGAVARTSTYALNNVTLPHMLRMADKGWKDALRSDPHLAAGLNVWNGQVTYKAVADDLGYAYCPLEEALA, from the coding sequence ATGCGCGTAGGCACCGTCAAGGAAATCAAGAACCACGAATATCGCGTCGGCATGACGCCCGAAAGCGCCCGCGAGTTGGTGCAGCACGGGCATGAAGTATGGGTGCAGACCGGCGCGGGCCTGGGCATCGGCGCGAAGGACAGCGATTATCAGCGCGCGGGCGCGAAGCTGATCGACACCGCAGCCGAGATCTTCGCCGAGTGCGAGATGGTGGTGAAGGTCAAGGAGCCGCAGTCGATCGAACGCGCGATGCTGCGCGAAGGGCAGATCCTGTTCACCTATCTGCACCTGGCACCCGATCCGGAGCAGACCAAGGATCTGGTCGATTCCAAGGCGGTGTGCATTGCCTATGAAACGGTGACCGATGCGAGCGGCGGCCTGCCGCTGCTGAAGCCGATGAGCCAGGTCGCGGGGCGCATGTCGATCCAGGCGGGCGCAACCGCGCTCGAAAAGGCGCATGGCGGCCGCGGCATCCTGCTGGGCGGTGTTCCGGGCGTGCTGCCGGGCAATGTCTGCATCATCGGCGGCGGTGTCGTCGGTTTCAATGCCGCGCAGATGGCCGCAGGACTGGGTGCCGACGTGACGATCCTGGATCGCAATCCTGAAGTGCTTGAACGCCTGGGCTATTATTTCGAGGCGCGGGCCAAGACGCGCTTTGCCAATGTTTCCAATGTTGCCGACAGCGTGGCCAATGCGGATCTGGTGATCGGCGCGGTGCTGATCCCCGGGGCCGCTGCGCCCAAGCTGGTGACGCGCGAGATGCTGGGCACGATGAAGCCCGGCGCGGTGCTGGTCGATGTCGCGATCGACCAGGGCGGGTGCTTCGAGACCAGCCACGCCACCACCCATGCCGACCCCACCTATATCGTCGATGGCATCGTGCATTATTGCGTCGCCAACATGCCCGGCGCGGTCGCGCGCACCAGCACCTATGCGCTGAACAACGTGACGCTGCCGCACATGCTGCGCATGGCCGACAAGGGCTGGAAGGATGCGCTGCGCAGCGATCCGCACCTGGCGGCGGGGCTCAACGTCTGGAACGGGCAGGTGACCTACAAGGCAGTGGCGGACGACCTGGGTTATGCCTATTGTCCGCTCGAAGAGGCGCTCGCCTGA
- a CDS encoding oxidoreductase, with amino-acid sequence MIADHQKPVDSPFGRHSEPHEVLAGIDLKGKVVIVTGGYSGIGLETVRALAAAGASVTVPARDTEKANAALAGMPGDIRIAPMDLSDIASVRRFALDFAADNTALDLLINNAGVMACPEMRVGPGWELQFGTNHMGHFALATMLLPLLQRTESPRVVALSSTGHKLSDIRWDDPNWTDGSYDKWKAYGQSKTANSLFALGLNARLAESGGMAFAVHPGGIFTPLQRHLPTEEMIVLGWLNEQGEISDGARAMFKSPSQGCTTTLWAATSPLLEGKGGVYCEDCNVAALSGPQPVRYRDVEPHAVNQDSAERLWTLSEKLLAEA; translated from the coding sequence ATGATTGCCGACCACCAGAAGCCTGTCGATTCCCCGTTTGGCCGCCACAGCGAACCGCATGAGGTGCTGGCCGGGATCGATCTGAAGGGCAAGGTGGTCATCGTCACCGGCGGCTATTCGGGCATCGGGCTGGAAACGGTGCGCGCGCTGGCGGCAGCGGGCGCGTCGGTCACCGTGCCCGCGCGCGATACCGAAAAGGCCAATGCGGCGCTCGCCGGGATGCCGGGCGATATCCGCATCGCGCCGATGGACTTGAGCGACATCGCCTCGGTCCGCCGTTTCGCGCTGGACTTTGCCGCCGACAACACCGCGCTCGACCTGCTGATCAACAATGCAGGCGTGATGGCGTGCCCGGAAATGCGCGTGGGGCCGGGCTGGGAATTGCAGTTCGGCACCAACCATATGGGCCATTTCGCGCTCGCCACCATGCTGCTGCCGCTGCTCCAGCGGACCGAGAGCCCGCGCGTGGTCGCGCTGTCTTCCACCGGCCACAAGCTGTCCGACATCCGCTGGGACGATCCCAACTGGACCGATGGCAGCTATGACAAATGGAAGGCCTATGGCCAGTCCAAGACCGCCAACAGCCTGTTCGCGCTGGGCCTCAATGCGCGGCTGGCCGAAAGTGGCGGCATGGCCTTTGCCGTGCACCCAGGCGGCATCTTTACCCCTCTGCAGCGCCACCTGCCGACCGAAGAGATGATCGTGCTGGGCTGGCTCAACGAACAGGGCGAGATTTCGGACGGCGCGCGCGCGATGTTCAAATCGCCCAGCCAGGGCTGCACGACGACGCTCTGGGCGGCAACCAGCCCGCTGCTGGAAGGCAAGGGCGGGGTCTATTGCGAGGATTGCAACGTCGCTGCGCTGTCCGGTCCCCAGCCGGTGCGCTACCGCGATGTCGAGCCGCACGCGGTGAACCAGGACAGCGCGGAACGGCTCTGGACGCTGAGCGAAAAACTGCTCGCAGAGGCCTGA
- a CDS encoding tetratricopeptide repeat protein: MSQPEQSDRRLDGWKAIAGYFRRDRTTVMRWARERDLPVHRLPGGKQGSVFAYEHELAAWAGRAEQLDLNEMAAAGPTAPLDLAGPTDPPPADTRPDVAAAPPPRGKRLFVGAGVVIAIAALVGATVTLTDYLAPAQSPVDRAAALPHNAKVVSDYVAARDLWARRTPADLRRAIGLYEKVIAADKDFAPAYAGLAEAWLIYREYGAATESRAYSAAKSAVEQALALDSQLAAAHRANGFIQYWWSYDAQRSVDSFQRALALDPRDGLTHFWYANVLSDLGQDAAAQRAYDTAQLMLPGTPAIAVERACAHWQAGRDRRAVMELEQLKSQYPEDATIRNCLAWAHISRGDIKAYAREYRVLANLRDVPEMKRLSTELDQAIVRDVATAHMVLVAEARREFAEGERKTRMTPAFHASCMGDRATLVTLLRQASTLGERWYSATLNKRIAEKWRGDAEVQQLLRKVVIATPKVDLS; encoded by the coding sequence TTGAGCCAGCCGGAACAATCGGATCGCAGGCTGGATGGCTGGAAAGCGATCGCGGGCTATTTCCGCCGCGACCGGACGACCGTGATGCGCTGGGCGCGCGAGCGCGACCTTCCGGTCCACCGCCTGCCGGGGGGCAAGCAGGGTTCCGTCTTCGCCTATGAGCATGAACTGGCTGCCTGGGCGGGACGGGCCGAGCAGCTTGATCTGAACGAAATGGCCGCTGCAGGGCCCACCGCTCCCCTGGACCTTGCCGGTCCGACCGATCCCCCGCCGGCCGACACCCGGCCCGATGTGGCGGCTGCACCTCCGCCCCGTGGCAAACGCCTTTTCGTCGGCGCAGGGGTCGTCATCGCCATTGCTGCGCTGGTCGGCGCGACCGTGACACTCACCGATTATCTCGCGCCTGCCCAGTCCCCTGTCGACCGCGCCGCAGCCTTGCCGCACAATGCCAAGGTTGTTTCCGATTATGTCGCCGCGCGCGATCTGTGGGCGCGGCGCACGCCCGCCGACCTGCGCCGCGCGATCGGCCTGTATGAAAAGGTGATCGCGGCGGACAAGGATTTCGCCCCCGCTTATGCCGGTCTTGCCGAAGCGTGGCTGATCTACCGCGAATATGGCGCAGCGACCGAAAGCCGGGCCTATAGCGCCGCCAAGTCCGCAGTCGAACAGGCGCTGGCGCTCGACAGCCAGCTGGCCGCCGCGCACCGCGCCAATGGCTTCATCCAATATTGGTGGAGCTATGACGCGCAACGCTCGGTCGATTCGTTCCAGCGCGCGCTGGCGCTCGACCCGCGCGATGGGCTGACGCATTTCTGGTACGCCAATGTGCTGTCCGATCTGGGCCAGGATGCCGCCGCCCAGCGCGCTTATGATACCGCGCAACTGATGCTGCCCGGCACCCCCGCCATCGCGGTCGAGCGCGCCTGTGCGCACTGGCAGGCCGGGCGCGACCGGCGCGCGGTGATGGAACTGGAGCAGCTGAAGTCGCAATATCCCGAGGATGCGACCATCCGCAATTGCCTGGCCTGGGCGCATATCTCGCGCGGCGATATCAAGGCCTATGCGCGCGAATATCGCGTGCTCGCCAATTTGCGCGATGTGCCGGAGATGAAGCGGCTTTCGACCGAGCTCGATCAGGCGATCGTGCGCGATGTCGCGACCGCGCATATGGTGCTGGTGGCCGAGGCGCGGCGCGAATTTGCCGAGGGCGAGCGCAAGACGCGCATGACGCCCGCGTTCCACGCATCGTGCATGGGCGACCGGGCGACGCTGGTGACGCTGCTCAGACAGGCCTCGACGCTCGGCGAACGCTGGTATTCGGCAACGCTCAACAAGCGCATCGCGGAAAAATGGCGCGGCGATGCAGAAGTGCAGCAGCTGCTGCGCAAGGTGGTGATCGCCACGCCCAAGGTCGATCTTTCCTGA